A portion of the Hylaeus volcanicus isolate JK05 unplaced genomic scaffold, UHH_iyHylVolc1.0_haploid 12237, whole genome shotgun sequence genome contains these proteins:
- the LOC128883717 gene encoding uncharacterized protein LOC128883717 — MKESRFVRSPDRFRFKTRNEHEKKSKWKHYRRSTSKSHSSTHSNVRYHEEKSHITRRKKQKTGSRWNRNSRGSSYSISRGSSRSSHTSVCSRGTSWSSHGRRTSSSVSRSKRRGLGKRSSYRRSFERRQEDSHSWRRTRRRHDKEGYGSNLDYYKEPIRLSVIALRRVPITLTENDLESAIRSTAISVGFSPPNFIKLLSLENTPNNTSNTTSAYVQFPSCDSAQGFYDACRKNFQVKCKQIYLEIPQCPPARLNLLTSSHTPSDWAAVIDPVNDHRSLGLGIPYPNLKEFVMDSKSGLLFSEKAGLFYDMANQQFISFNGVYYVKSVTTPYTLVPIQDLAGSTSTTPSALITTMKAKILNESSEQHEKEEDTLLVPHIDSATTKASAVASVLATAQLAAKATKRVVKPKLGDGMSALGTLGTPSDKEHAQTAGSSIRKDYPEVLTIESVFGDAVVEEELKIDQLASKENKENISNNEHTSNFYNELIQAQQFICFVCIQQFKDANHLSKHQTESLLHQKNCKLQNITNGAV, encoded by the exons atgaaagaatcTCGCTTTGTTCGATCTCCAGACCGTTTTAGATTCA AAACAAGAAACGAACATGAAAAAAAGTCGAAATGGAAGCATTATCGCCGTTCAACGTCAAAATCCCATAGTTCTACGCATTCCAACGTGCGTTATCATGAAGAGAAATCACATATCaccagaagaaaaaaacagaaaactgGATCTCGATGGAATCGCAATAGTAGAGGAAGCAGTTATTCAATTAGTCGTGGAAGTAGTCGTAGTAGTCATACTAGCGTTTGTAGTCGTGGTACAAGTTGGTCGTCACACGGTCGGCGCACATCATCAAGTGTATCACGTTCAAAACGACGAGGGTTGGGTAAACGAAGTTCGTATCGTAGATCCTTTGAAAGACGTCAGGAAGATAGTCACTCCTGGAGAAGAACGCGTCGAAGACATGACAAGGAAGGTTATGGATCTAATTTGGATTATTACAAAGAACCTATACGATTATCAGTT ATAGCTTTGCGTCGCGTTCCCATAACATTGACTGAAAatgatttggaatcagcgataCGTTCAACAGCCATATCTGTTGGATTTTCACCTCCcaattttatcaaactttTGTCTCTCGAAAATACCCCCAATAATACTTCCAACACAACAAGTGCCTATGTACAATTTCCATCTTGTGACTCAGCACAAGGGTTTTACGAT GCTTGTCGaaagaattttcaagtaaaatgtaaacaaatatatttagaaataccTCAATGTCCACCAGCGCGTTTGAATTTGTTAACATCGTCGCACACGCCCTCTGATTGGGCTGCAGTGATA gATCCTGTTAATGATCACAGA TCCTTAGGACTTGGAATTCCATACCCTAACTTAAAAGAATTTGTCATGGACAGTAAGAGTGGGTTACTCTTTAGCGAAAAAGCAG GGCTGTTCTATGATATGGCCAACCAGCAGTTTATATCATT CAATGGAGTGTATTATGTTAAAAGTGTTACAACGCCGTACACTTTG GTTCCGATTCAAGACTTAGCAGGAAGCACCAGTACAACTCCCTCAGCACTTATTACTACTATGAAAGCGAAAATACTTAATGAATCGAGTGAACAacatgaaaaagaagaag ATACGCTACTCGTGCCTCATATTGACAGCGCTAC TACCAAGGCATCAGCTGTTGCATCCGTGTTGGCAACAGCTCAACTTGCAGCTAAGGCAACCAAAAGGG TTGTCAAACCTAAGCTTGGAGATGGAATGTCTGCATTAGG AACGTTAGGAACGCCTTCCG ATAAAGAACATGCTCAAACGGCAGGATCCTCCATTCGTAAAGATTATCCAGAA gtTTTGACAATTGAATCTGTATTTGGAGATGCCGTTGTCGAAGAGGAGTTAAAAATAG ACCAGCTTGCTTCtaaggaaaacaaagaaaacatttcaaacaatGAACATACG tcaaacttctatAAT GAATTAATCCAAGcacaacaatttatttgttttgtttgtatcCAACAATTTAAAGATGCAAACCATTTATCAAAACATCAAACAGAAAGTTTATTACATCAG aaaaattgcaaacttcaaaatataacaaatggtgccgtttaa
- the LOC128883838 gene encoding uncharacterized protein LOC128883838 isoform X1, with translation MVFLKEEKGFENQKEKICSIKCTPSLSYKYSTLYKLYETKHFASEDNLKLTTELIDANESNYTVWRIRRQCLLSWMHSLETKEKNNFLLKELDFIIYYCNQSAKCYQVWYHRRWIMQQMNDVQVASLEKKRIEFNLEEDQKNFNLWQYRTFLQDFIYSNKSCNSASCDNLFFTNPLKMLKKRCNCWLKEEKKFSEFMIALDHRNNSAWNLRVVAVKNHAKALLQMNLFDKATNELRDDILYCIQCIKRTPHNEPSWNALCSYFFKEDQLLLATTTTCSCQNISTCILCDRARFKWTDSKIQTMITSLIDQVLKQDSTNRFCLYVHYLYCLSLDDYSKCYQILDKLSTVDQQRVTFWNIKKTMFSKYVLSEESDKVFL, from the exons atggtgtttttaaaagaagaaaagggtttcgaaaatcaaaaagaaaaaatatgttctaTCAAGTGTACTCCCAGTT tgTCTTACAAATACTCAACACTCTATAAGCTGTatgaaacaaaacattttgcttCAGAAGATAATTTAAAGCTAACGACAGAATTAATCGACGCTAATGAAAGCAACTACACGGTGTG GCGTATCCGTCGTCAATGCTTATTATCTTGGATGCATTCAttagaaacaaaagaaaaaaataattttcttttaaaagaattag ACTTTATCATCTATTATTGCAATCAAAGTGCTAAATGTTATCAA GTATGGTATCATCGGCGTTGGATCATGCAACAAATGAATGATGTACAAGTAG cttctttagaaaaaaaaagaattgagtTTAATTTAGAAGAAgatcaaaaaaattttaatttatggcAGTACCGAACATTTTTACAagactttatttattcaaacaaatcaTGTAATTCAGCCTCTTGTgataacttattttttaccaatccattgaaaatgttaaaaaaacgTTGCAACTGCtggttaaaagaagaaaaaaaattttctgaatttatgATTGCCTTAGATCATCGAAATAATTCAGCATGGAATTTAAG aGTTGTGGCTGTCAAAAATCATGCTAAAGCTttattacaaatgaatttgttCGACAAGGCAACAAATGAATTACGCGATGacatttt ATATTGCATACAATGTATAAAAAGAACACCTCATAATGAACCGAGCTGGAATGCATTGTGCAgttatttctttaaagaagATCAATTGCTTCTCGCTACAACGACTACATGTTCTTGTCAAAACATATCTACATGCATTCTCTGTGATCGTGCCCGTTTCAAGTGGACtgattcaaaaattcaaactatG ATCACTTCTTTAATCGACCAAGTACTAAAGCAAGATAGTACTAATCGTTTTTGTCTctatgtacattatttatactGTCTTTCACTTGATGATTATTCCAAATGTTATCAA ATTTTAGATAAACTATCGACAGTTGACCAACAACGTGTCAcattttggaatattaaaaaaaccaTGTTTTCCAAATATGTTTTGAGTGAGGAGTCCGACAAAGTTTTtctttaa
- the LOC128883907 gene encoding malate dehydrogenase-like has translation MFSTDSKTHWGRPKISLVGSGQIGSILGLLAALKHLGDVFFFDVANGIPNGKALDLAHFASVEDVTVDVTGSSEASDMMGSDVVIVTAGVPRKPGMNREDLLQINSKIIESVSSNIKKYCPSAFIICTTNPLDTMVYHLQKKAGIPACRVVGMAGELDVARFKYLLSKRLLVSVENINAMILGSHGDTMVPLLNYTTVSGISIVSLIQMGFMTIADYRDIVEQVKNGGHEIVQYLKTGSAYIAPAAATIKMVEAYLHDKREIMCCSAYLNGEYGINDLYVGVPVIIGKNGVESILEVPLTTEESNAFQTSVSTIANLRDSLSDLKQQNYQ, from the exons ATGTTTTCAACAGATTCCAAAACCCATTGGGGGAGACCAAAAATATCTTTAGTTGGTTCAGGCCAAATAGGATCCATACTTGGTCTACTTGCCGCTCTAAAACATCTTGgagatgtttttttttttgatgtGGCTAATGGAATACCCAATGGAAAAGCCCTTGATTTAGCTCATTTTGCATCTGTTGAGGATGTTACTGTTGACGTTACGGGCAGCAGCGAGGCTTCCGACATGATGGGTTCCGACGTTGTCATTGTCACAGCTGGGGTTCCTAGAAAACCTGGTATGAACCGTGAAGACTTacttcaaattaattctaagATTATTGAGTCCGTCAGCTCCaacattaagaaatattgCCCTAGtgcttttattatttgtaccaCGAATCCTTTAGATACCATGGTGTATCATTTGCAAAAGAAAGCGGGAATACCAGCTTGCCGTGTAGTGGGTATGGCAGGAGAATTAGACGTTGCAAGATTTAAATATCTTCTTAGTAAACGTCTTCTGGTGTCGGTTGAGAATATTAATGCCATGATTTTGGGAAGCCATGGAGATACAATGGTTCCTTTGTTAAACTACACAACGGTTTCTGGCATCTCTATAGTCTCTTTGATACAAATGGGATTTATGACTATTGCTGATTATAGAGATATTGTTGAACAAGTTAAAAACGGAGGGCATGAAATtgtgcaatatttaaaaactggTTCCGCTTACATTGCACCAGCTGCCGCTACGATCAAGATGGTTGAAGCCTATTTACACGATAAAAGGGAAATTATGTGTTGTTCAGCCTATCtt AACGGAGAATATGGAATCAATGATCTTTATGTTGGAGTTCCagttattattggaaaaaatgGAGTTGAATCGATTCTAGAAGTTCCACTTACAACAGAAGAGAGTAATGCTTTTCAAACTTCG GTTTCGACAATTGCAAATTTACGTGATTCGTTATCagatttgaaacaacaaaattaccagtag
- the LOC128883706 gene encoding uncharacterized protein LOC128883706 codes for MAAIGAGYDLSVSTFSPDGRIFQVEYASKAVDSGNTSVGIVCKDGILFAAEKFLPNKMTVPGTSPRIFAVDRHVTIAVGGFIADAREIVYRARLEAKEYRRVYDEPIPAQVLSERLALFLHAYTLAWSERPFGAAIILGVCEEAYDSVNLSENITVEDKTLKKQPKFSLYSIDAAGACYKFFGVAIGKGRQIVKTEIEKLDRQNKTCEECLIPVATLMRRAHDDTKIRDVELEMAWICFSSNFEHAMVPRTKVQEAVREANASIENQDIEIQNVGHQLTEDVDMA; via the coding sequence ATGGCAGCTATCGGTGCAGGATACGATTTATCAGTTTCAACTTTTTCTCCTGATGGACGTATTTTTCAAGTCGAGTATGCAAGTAAAGCAGTGGACTCTGGAAATACAAGTGTAGGAATTGTGTGCAAGGATGGGATTTTGTTTGCAGCAGAAAAATTTTTGCCCAACAAAATGACAGTACCTGGAACTTCCCCACGTATATTTGCTGTGGATCGGCATGTGACAATTGCAGTAGGAGGTTTTATAGCAGATGCaagagaaattgtttatcgagCTCGCCTCGAAGCAAAGGAATATCGTCGAGTGTATGATGAACCGATTCCTGCGCAGGTTCTTTCCGAGCGTTTGGCTTTGTTTCTTCATGCGTATACTTTAGCGTGGTCAGAAAGACCCTTTGGTGCAGCAATAATTCTTGGTGTCTGTGAAGAAGCCTATGACTCAGTTAATTTGAGTGAAAACATCACTGTAGAAGATAAGACTTTGAAAAAACAAccgaaattttctttatattccaTTGATGCGGCCGGAGCATGCTACAAATTTTTTGGTGTTGCAATTGGAAAAGGTCGTCAAATCGTGAAAACAGAAATCGAGAAGCTCGATAGACAAAATAAGACGTGTGAAGAGTGTTTAATACCAGTTGCTACATTAATGCGTCGAGCTCACGATGATACCAAAATTCGTGATGTTGAGTTAGAGATGGCCTGGATATGTTTTTCGAGCAATTTCGAGCATGCTATGGTACCTCGAACTAAAGTTCAAGAAGCTGTTCGAGAAGCCAATGCTTCTATAGAGAATCAAGACATTGAAATACAGAATGTTGGTCATCAGTTAACAGAGGACGTAGATATGGCATAG
- the LOC128883704 gene encoding tRNA (cytosine(34)-C(5))-methyltransferase, mitochondrial-like, which yields MNGTYNRNTVCLSHHLLTKESFFRIKKMRVSLRGKHGWNQVFSDQFGKKRWKYLKNELKKKNRLLLYHPHLALSFTTSEYQYCDIEYFQDVAKAYGLKSTGLPDCYIVPDAFNNNANDLSLSMKLPLAYFIDAASCMAAYMLKVKPGNKVLDFCAAPGGKSLILMSQLFPCLEAFHSSTPVESLLVCHDRCTSRVKRLQSNIIKRCNPTIWSRKYIQITSSSQKAKLLGPFDKILLDAPCSTDRHVMNDPSKLVMWNEKDVKRNAERQLNLILEALPSLRDTSTARLLYCTCALSTKENDGVIESLLTKSQYKNVVYAIPPCELIKEMYAICPDVPVKTSREENATTGDQTFKNLLSNPNELLSLFLPEETIYGLIFLPDTCRCGPLYVAALQWCNSM from the exons ATGAACGGCACTTACAATCGTAACACTGTTTGTCTGTCCCACCATCTATTAacaaaagaatcattttttagaataaaaaaaatgagagtTTCTCTACGAGGTAAACATGGCTGGAACCAGGTGTTTTCGGATCAATTCGGGAAAAAACGAtggaaatatctaaaaaatgagttaaagaaaaaaaatagacttTTACTATATCATCCACATCTTGCACTATCTTTTACGACAAGTGAATACCAGTATTGTGATATTGAGTATTTCCAAGATGTCGCAAAGGCGTATGGTTTAAAATCAACGGGATTACCAGATTGTTATATTGTACCAGATGCATTCAATAATAATGCCAATGACTTATCGCTTAGTATGAAACTTCCCTTAGCCTATTTCATTG atgcAGCTTCCTGTATGGCGGCTTACATGCTGAAGGTGAAACCAGGGAATAAAGTATTAGATTTTTGTGCA gCGCCTGGTGGAAAGTCATTGATTCTTATGTCACAATTATTTCCGTGTTTGGAAGCATTTCATTCGAGTACCCCTGTTGAATCGCTTCTTGTGTGCCACGATAGGTGCACTTCTCGAGTGAAGAG gTTACAATCAAATATCATAAAACGATGTAACCCAACAATATGGTCCCG taaatatatacaaattacttCATCTTCACAAAAAGCAA AATTATTGGGCCCATTTGACAAAATTCTTTTGGATGCCCCTTGCTCAACAGATCGTCATGTGATGAACGATCCAAGCAAATTAGTTATGTGGAATGAAA aGGATGTTAAAAGAAATGCTGAAAGACAATTGAATCTTATCTTGGAGGCATTGCCATCTTTACGTGATACATCAACGGCTCGATTACTTTATTGTACTTGTGCACTGTCTACTAAAGAAAATGACGGA gTTATAGAATCATTGCTCACTAAAtcacaatataaaaatgttgtttacGCTATTCCACCATGTGAATTAATCAAGGAAATGTATGCAATTTGTCCAGACGTACCAGTAAAAACCAGTCGTGAAGAGAATGCGACAACAGGGGATCAAACATTCAAAAACTTGCTTTCAAATCCAAATGAACTACTTTCACTGTTTTTACCTGAAGAGACAATTTatggattaatatttttacccGATACATGTAGATGCGGACCACTGTATGTCGCTGCACTACAATGGTGTAATTCTatgtaa
- the LOC128883838 gene encoding protein farnesyltransferase/geranylgeranyltransferase type-1 subunit alpha-like isoform X2: MVFLKEEKGFENQKEKICSIKCTPSLSYKYSTLYKLYETKHFASEDNLKLTTELIDANESNYTVWRIRRQCLLSWMHSLETKEKNNFLLKELDFIIYYCNQSAKCYQVWYHRRWIMQQMNDVQVASLEKKRIEFNLEEDQKNFNLWQYRTFLQDFIYSNKSCNSASCDNLFFTNPLKMLKKRCNCWLKEEKKFSEFMIALDHRNNSAWNLRVVAVKNHAKALLQMNLFDKATNELRDDILTPHNEPSWNALCSYFFKEDQLLLATTTTCSCQNISTCILCDRARFKWTDSKIQTMITSLIDQVLKQDSTNRFCLYVHYLYCLSLDDYSKCYQILDKLSTVDQQRVTFWNIKKTMFSKYVLSEESDKVFL; encoded by the exons atggtgtttttaaaagaagaaaagggtttcgaaaatcaaaaagaaaaaatatgttctaTCAAGTGTACTCCCAGTT tgTCTTACAAATACTCAACACTCTATAAGCTGTatgaaacaaaacattttgcttCAGAAGATAATTTAAAGCTAACGACAGAATTAATCGACGCTAATGAAAGCAACTACACGGTGTG GCGTATCCGTCGTCAATGCTTATTATCTTGGATGCATTCAttagaaacaaaagaaaaaaataattttcttttaaaagaattag ACTTTATCATCTATTATTGCAATCAAAGTGCTAAATGTTATCAA GTATGGTATCATCGGCGTTGGATCATGCAACAAATGAATGATGTACAAGTAG cttctttagaaaaaaaaagaattgagtTTAATTTAGAAGAAgatcaaaaaaattttaatttatggcAGTACCGAACATTTTTACAagactttatttattcaaacaaatcaTGTAATTCAGCCTCTTGTgataacttattttttaccaatccattgaaaatgttaaaaaaacgTTGCAACTGCtggttaaaagaagaaaaaaaattttctgaatttatgATTGCCTTAGATCATCGAAATAATTCAGCATGGAATTTAAG aGTTGTGGCTGTCAAAAATCATGCTAAAGCTttattacaaatgaatttgttCGACAAGGCAACAAATGAATTACGCGATGacatttt AACACCTCATAATGAACCGAGCTGGAATGCATTGTGCAgttatttctttaaagaagATCAATTGCTTCTCGCTACAACGACTACATGTTCTTGTCAAAACATATCTACATGCATTCTCTGTGATCGTGCCCGTTTCAAGTGGACtgattcaaaaattcaaactatG ATCACTTCTTTAATCGACCAAGTACTAAAGCAAGATAGTACTAATCGTTTTTGTCTctatgtacattatttatactGTCTTTCACTTGATGATTATTCCAAATGTTATCAA ATTTTAGATAAACTATCGACAGTTGACCAACAACGTGTCAcattttggaatattaaaaaaaccaTGTTTTCCAAATATGTTTTGAGTGAGGAGTCCGACAAAGTTTTtctttaa
- the LOC128883703 gene encoding uncharacterized protein LOC128883703: MNNAAISHKCGNCVTVSTASNCNIETQTELRVTVYYNRLQIQLKRECEERASVFIRRLEKNIFEKLSTEENKKGKRQKIKKAKSLVEKENKLITDYTKAKNMNISFCDACGIVLDFEDLTVLQLLQKSNNIILDFLEEQTYLPVMWSGLTRKCPITLKPFLKIGFPVLLKGLMKPVQDICVNEKLKFFWWKVSDIKDWEDKNIPYVFMCTAQKKNQVCYLLENEKTVVVTLLNEGHDFTPTTNECDTTLYVTVHSSLLHCLGFACHLGKVASSTGLSWNDKRFERFSKYPVQDSNAFRIASFNILAPEYARTAEAQFNFFRYCPSHILNFSYRLPLINKELLTLECDIIGLQECSTSTYEQQFLPNFSDRYNIRFTAKECYVPEGLCIFYDKKKFNEIDFCESVFKKSLREDNVELFDTIKKKWPNFVKNVLSKLSTVFQFLVLQLKNDTNKNDHSVLLISNTHLFFHPQASHIRNLQIHVMLCQLENMRLKYLKKGYSVSVICLGDFNSLLSSSAYTYMAKQTISEDNPDWNLFNTFIFGSETTEISSSKAQDATNEQKVSTKIHSLKLNLKWPRYLPKLVDAYENEDERITTLVHNFSGTLDYIFYSPDTLKLLRVLPVAQREDLDSNTGLPSYIYPSDHLCIAIELQAFPIKYFV; encoded by the exons ATGAACAATGCAGCCATTTCTCATAAATGTGGAAATTGTGTCACTGTTTCCACAGCATCAAATTGTAATATTGAGACTCAGACGGAGTTGCGTGTTACAGTGTACTATAATCGACTTCAAATACAGCTGAAGCGGGAATGCGAGGAGCGAGCATCTGTTTTTATAAGacgtttagaaaaaaatatttttgagaaattgagtacagaagaaaataagaaaggaaagagacaaaaaattaaaaaagctaAATCTCTTGTTGAAAAAGAGAACAAGCTGATTACAGATTATACAAAAGCGAAAAAcatgaacatttctttttgtGATGCTTGTGGTATTGTTTTGGATTTTGAAGATTTAACCGTTCTTCAGTTGTTACAGAAATCGAACAATATAATTCTAGATTTTTTAGAAGAACAAACTTACCTACCTGTTATGTGGAGTGGATTGACTAGAAAATGTCCGATCACGCTTAAaccgtttttaaaaattgg ATTTCCAGTTTTACTTAAAGGTCTTATGAAACCCGTTCAGGATATATGTGTGAATGAAAAGTTAAAGTTTTTTTGGTGGAAGGTTTCTGACATAAAGGATTGGGAAGACAAAAATATACCATATGTTTTCATGTGTActgcacaaaaaaaaaaccaagtgTGCTAtcttttagaaaatgaaaagactGTTGTTGTGACTTTACTAAATGAAGGTCACGATTTCACTCCAACCACTAATGAGTGCGATACTACCCTTTATGTTACTG TACATTCATCACTTTTGCATTGCTTGGGCTTTGCATGCCATCTGGGAAAAGTTGCATCTTCTACTGGTTTGTCATGGAACGACAAACGTTTCGAGCGCTTTTCTAAATATCCAGTACAGGATTCTAATGCTTTTCGCATTGcctcatttaatattttagctCCTGAGTACGCTCGAACTGCGGAGGCacagtttaatttttttcggtATTGCCCGTCacatatattgaatttttcgtaCCGTCTTCCGCTTATCAATAAAGAACTTTTAACCCTAGAGTGTGATATTATTGGGTTGCAAGAATG CTCAACATCGACCTatgaacaacaatttcttccaaatttttcTGATCGTTATAATATACGTTTTACT GCGAAAGAGTGCTATGTACCGGAAGGcttgtgtattttttatgataagaagaaatttaacgaaatcgACTTTTGTGAAtcagttttcaaaaaatcgttg CGAGAGGATAACGTGGAATTGTTTGACACtatcaaaaaaaaatggccaaattttgttaaaaatgttttatcaaaGCTTAGCAcggtttttcaatttttagttcttcagctTAAGAACGACACGAACAAAAATGATCATTCGGTTTTACTTATTTCCAACACCCATCTGTTTTTTCATCCCCAGGCTTCC CATATACGCAATCTTCAAATCCATGTCATGCTCTGTCAACTGGAGAACATGCgattaaaatatctaaaaaaaggATACTCAGTATCCGTTATTTGCCTTGGTGATTTTAATTCGTTACTATCTTCTTCCGCATACACTTATATGGCAAAACAAACTATTTCGGAAGATAATCCTGACTGGAAtcttttta ACACCTTCATATTTGGCTCCGAAACGACAGAAATTTCCTCCTCAAAAGCTCAAGATGCCACGAATGAACAAAAGGTTTCTACGAAAATTCACtccttaaaattaaatcttaaatGGCCCCGATACTTACCCAAATTAGTAGATGCTTATGAAAATGAAGACGAACGCATCACAACTCttgttcataatttttctGGCACtttagattatattttttattcaccCGACACActcaaa CTTCTTCGTGTTCTACCTGTTGCTCAACGTGAAGATCTTGACTCCAACACGGGGTTACCGTCCTATATATATCCTTCAGATCACTTATGTATTGCAATAGAATTGCAAGCATTTCC cataaaatactttgtttaa